In Mammaliicoccus sp. Marseille-Q6498, the genomic stretch AAGTTCTATTGAGTCGTTTGGACCGAGATTGAACCGAGAATGGACCGAGACAGAGATAGTTAAATTTTTATCAGGTGGTAAGTTGGCAAGTAGATTAGAAATCCAAGAAGCTATGGGACTTCAAAAAAGCTATACATCAGAGCTAATTGCTGAACTTAAAAAATTAGAGATTATTAGTTCAAAAGGTAGAGGTCCAGGTACTAGATATTATTTAATAAAAGATTGATAAAATTACCGGACGATAGACGGACAATAGGGTTATAGTCTTAGAGGCATAAGGCTTTTAACGACCGGACGATAAAAAATTGAATTTAAGAACTTGTTATATAGACGAACTATACTAAGAGTGTTTTAGGTACTGATGGGATAAAGTAATAATCTTAAGAAGCTTCTCTCTAGTGTATGATTAATTAAATATATATAGTTTTCGAGTAAAAATGCAAAACTTTCGAGTAGGTCGAAAGAAATAAACAAAAAAGTGCGAAAAAACCAATAATATCAAGGGCTTACCAGTTTTCGAGTAAAAATGCAAAACTTTCGAGTAGGTCGAAAGAAATAAGTAAAAAAGTGTGAGAAAACCAGTAATAGCAAGGGTTTACTAGTTTTCGAGTAAAAATGCAAAACTTTCGAGTAGGTCGAAAGAAATAAACAAAAAAGTGCGAAAAAACCAGTAATATCAAGGGTTTACTAGTTTTCGAGTAAAAATGCAAAACTTTCGAGTAGGTCGAAAGAAATAAATAAAAAAGTGTGAGAACACCAGTAATATCAAGGGTTTGACAGTTTTCGAGTAAAATGCAAAACTTTCGAGTAGTTCGAAAGAAATAAACCAAAAAGTGCGAAAAACCAATAATAGCAAGGGTTTACTAGTTTTCGAGTAAAATTGCAAAACTTTCGAGTACGAGAATAATAAGGTTCTTGAATTAATGAATATTTTTAAAACACAGAACAAAGTTTAGTTCTATTTATTAGAAAGTTTCACATTGAAGTGAAACTTTAGTAAAATATATCAAAAGTTTTAAGTTGAGGTGAAACTTTTGGGAGTTTTAGCACCTTAAATAATAATTGTAAATATTTAATTTGTCATTCTCTAGATGTAATAAGTTAAGAGAAGAATGTATTACAAAACCAATTTAACATAAACATTTATTAGTTCAAATTTTTGCACATGGTGCTTATATAGCGTATTCTAAAGGTATTAAATGGGATGTAGGTGATTATATTGATAGAGAAGTTAAACCAAGTCATGTTATATGTAGATGATCAAGAAAAAGCAATTGATTTTTGGAAGGATACTTTGAGTTTTGTAGTTAAGTCTGAGAGTGAGTTGCCTGATGGGTTTAAGTCTGTCGAAATTGCACCGCGTGAGGATGCTGAGACTTCTTTTGTATTATTTGATAAAGCGTTTATTAAAAAATACAGTCCTGAAGTGAGTTTAGAGACACCGTCTTTAATGTTTACAGCACCAAATTTTGATAATTTGTATAATACGTTAAAAGAAAAAGGTCTAACAGGGCATGATATTATAGATATGCCTGATGGTAGAGTATTTAACTTTCATGATACACAAGGTAATTATTTTGCAATCATGGAGCAAAAATAGGAGGAACTGAATTATGTTAAAAGCACAGTATCAAACATCTTATAGAATGTTAGCTGGCATTATAAAGGATATCGATGAGAAACAAGCTGAGTTTCAGTTAGAGCTTGCGAGCAATAATATAAAATGGCAATTAGGACACTTAATATTAGCAAATGAATCATTTGTATTTGGTACAAGTGAAGAGGGTAATATACTTGGTGGGAAGTTAGGTAAATCATTTTCACCTGGTACTTCACCTCAAGAATTTGACGGTAGTGAGCCTTCATTTGAAGAACTTAAAGGTATTTTAAATCAACAGCTTGAAAGAATAGTCAATGTATTGGATGATCAAATTGATAGAACAAGAAATGAATCTATAGCGGGTTTATCAACTTTTGCTGAGACGATTCCTTTCGCGATTACACATACAAATTATCATATTGGCCAAATTAATTTAATGAAAAATATGATAAAAAAACTAGATCAAAGCGTATAAATATCATATAAAACGGGACAAACCTGATAAAATCAACAGATTTTGATTGGGTTTGTCTTTTACATAATACAATGTACTTAAAAGTGTTATGATATGATTGATTATGTATTAAATTTTAATGGAGTGATAGAAATGGCATTAGAAATGAAGCCGAATTGTGATAAATGTGGATATGAATTTCATGATAAAAGTAATGCATTTATTTGTGTGAAAGAACATACGTATTGTAGAGATTGTGCAGAAAATCTATATTATGTTTGTCCAAAGTGTGATGGAGAACTCGTTGTTAGACCTAAAAGAAAAGCCGACGAAAATACAATAGTGGGCGATAAGTAATAATAGATTGATAAGGGGGGACGGACAAGTTGAACATAGTAAAATTAAATGCTAATGATGTTGAACGAATTGTTCCTTTATTTGATGAGTATCGTGTATATTTCGGTCAACAGTCAGATATTCAATCAGCCCAGAAGTTTTTATATGATAAATTATTAAATAATGAATCTACCATATTTGTAGCTGAAGATAATGGCAAGGTTATAGGATTTTTACAGTTATATACGATGTTATCCTCTATGAATATGTCAGAATTACTTATTATAAACGATTTGTATTTAACAACTGAAGCTAGAGGTAAACGAATTGGTGAACAGTTGATGCATCAAGCTTTTGATTACGGCAAAGAAAATGGTTATGATTCAATCTATTTAGAAACTGAAAAGTCTAATACAGGTGGAAACAAGCTGTATAAGAAATTAGGTATGCAAATTGATCATGAACATTATTACTATAGTAAGCAACTATAAAATTGAGGAAAGTGGTGACTTTTAAATGAAAGCAATAGGATTTAGAAAAAGTTTTGATTTGAAAGAAACAAATGCATTTGAAGAGATTGATTTACCTATTCCAAAAGCTACTGGTAGAGATTTATTAGTTAAAGTAAAAGCAGCTAGTATTAATCCAGTTGATACGAAATCAAGAGTTACTGAAAACAATGAATTTAAAATATTAGGCTATGATGCAGTAGGTGTTGTAGAAGCGGTTGGTAACGATGTAGAATTATTCCACGTTGGTGATGAAGTTTATTACGCAGGTTCAAACATACGCCAAGGATCTAATGCGGAGTATCAATTAGTTGATGAAAGACTAGTCGGAATTAAGCCAGAATATTTATCATATACCGAAACAGCTGCTTTACCTTTAACGGCTTTAACAGCATTTGAAGGTTTAGTAGAAGGACTTAATATTTCATTAAAACCCGAAAATAACCAAGATAAGAAATTACTTATTATAAATGGTGCAGGTGGAGTGGGTTCAATCGCAACTCAAATAGGTAAACATCTTGGATTAACTGTTATTACTACTGCCTCTAGAAAAGAAACAAAAAAATGGTCTGAAAAAATGGGTGCAGATATCGTTTTAAATCATAAACACAATTTAAAAGACGAATTAAAAGCACATAAAATTAAAGAAGTAGATTATATCTTTAATACACATAGTGGCGATTTATATTATGAAATAATGGCTGAAGTAATTAAGCCAAGAGGTAGAATTGTATCCATTGTTGGTTTTGAGAATAAAGTAGATTTAAATTTATTAAAAGATAAGAGTGTAACATTCTCATATGAATTTATGTTCACTCGTCCAAAATATGAAACTGAAGATATGATTACGCAACATGAATATTTAAGAAAGCTATCTTATTTATTAGACAGTGGAACGATCAAAACAACCCTTCATACTACTTTAAAAGGTCTAAGTGTAGAAACAATTACAAAAGCACATTCATTAATAGAAGAAGGAAAAAGTATTGGTAAAATCGTTATAGACTATGGGGAATAAGCAAGTGAGTTTTTAATCGATTAACTATATATACAAAAAAGCCAACCTCACGCGAGGTTGGCTTTTTCTACATATTAATAATCATTTTCGTTTGCTCTACGTCTTAAATGAGGATATTTAGAACGTATAACGTATACCATAAGTGATAATGCTGCAAATACAATTGCAATGCCACCTAATATAATCATAGAGTTTAAATAAGTTACATCACTTTCGAAGTTAAAGATATTTTCTCTTAATGCTTTAATCACATAACTCATTGGAGAGAATGGATGTAAAGCTTGGAAGAACTTACCTGACAGTTGTATAGGGAATGTACCTTCACTTGAACCGAGTTGCAGTATGAGTAACATGATTGCTAAGAATTTACCTATATTACCTAACGCAACTGTTAAGAAGGTTACAATCATGTATGCTGCTATACTCCAAATAAGCAATGTTAATGTGAAGTATCCCGGATTTGCGATATCTATTTCAAATCCGTATAAACAAAGTATTGCTAACGCTAATGCGGAACCAATTGCTTGTGGAATAAATACTAGAATCTTACTTAACCACCATTTAAAGCCTTTAGATTCTCCAATTCGTTTGTCTATTGGATAAACAGCTGCAAATGCTACAGGTCCAACATATAAACTTAATGCAAGTATATATGGTGCGAAACTTTGTCCGTAGTTATCAACTTCTGTTAGATCATTTTCACTAGAAGCGACAGGTGTATTAATTGCCTGTACATTTTTCTTATCAAAGTGTTGACTAGATGTTTGTTTTACTGCTTTGTCGATATTTTGTTTTAATTTATCGTTGTTTTGTTGCAAGTCATTAAGTCCTTGAGACACTTGCATACTGCCTTGTAATAATTGTTGACCTTCAGCGCCAGCCATTGGAGCCATTTGTTGAAGTCCTGATTCAACTTGTTTGTTACCATCTAGTAATTGACTTTCAGCATCAGACATTTGACCGAGTGCTTTAGAAGTGTCTTTATAGCCTTGTTTTAAGTCACCCATGCCTTTAAAGATTTCAGAAATATACTGTTCTCTAATGGATGAAGTTAAGTCATCTTCGACAGCTGTTACTGCTTTAGAAGCGATTTGTGAGCCGGTATAACTATAACCAGGATTTGTTTTAGTATTTAAATCGATTTTATTTGGTGATTTATCTAATAGTGATCCTGCATTTTTAGTCGTATTAGCAGGTATTTTGATAACCGCGAAAGATTCACCTTTTTCTAAGTGTCTATCTGCAGTTGATTGTTTAACAAATTCCCATTTAAATTTGTCATTTTTCTTTAATTTATCTTCTACATCAGAACCTATATTCGCTTTTTTACCATTTACTTTTCCACCGTTGTCTTCATTAACGACAGAGATTTTTAAGTCTTTAGTTTTACCATAAGGATCCCATAATGAACCTACAAATACAGAACTATATAAAAGTGGTAAAAGCATGATTGCTATTAAAGAAATGAATAATAATTTATGCGTTAATAAATTTTTAGCATCATCAAGCATGTTTAACATCGTCCTTTCCAGTTATAAGATCATTTGCTTTTTGAAGTTGTTGAACAAACGTGATGATTTCTTGTTCAGAGAAATGTGAAGATAATTTGCTATTAAATGTTTCGTAAATAATATCTTCAGTCCTCTTAACGAGTGATAAACCTTTTTCAGTTAATAACACGGACTTTTCTCTTTTATCTTCACCTTGTTGTATTGAAATAAGATTTAAATGCTTTAACTTATTAATTCTATTTGAAATAGCTGTTTTAAATACACCTTGTTTTGAGGCGATGTATCCATAAGTGCACTTAGGTGATTCTTTAATAATTTTTAAAGTTTGATATTGTTCTTTCGATATAACTTCATCTAAACCAGAGTTGTTTAAAATTTTAGCAACTTCACTATGAATATTGATAATGGATTCTTGGAATAGATTAAATGCCTTTTTTAATTCGTTATCCATATTAGTACACCTCCTGTACTTATTGCATGACATATATAGTACACCCTATGAACTATAAATGCAATGGATATAAACAAAAAATTTTAACATATGCACAAGGTCATGTATTATAGAATTCATTATTCAAATTGTTAACGCTTACGAACATAAACGTTCTATAATGGAAGTGGAAAAAGAATTCAACGGGAGGTTATTTTATGAAAAAGTTAATGAATGAAAAAACACAATTCGTTGCTGATATGCTAAAAGGTATTGAAGTAATGGATAACTCAGTTGAAATAATAAGTGATACTGTTGTCGTTAGAAAAAAATTAAAAACAAAAGGTGTTGCATTAGTTTCTGGTGGTGGCTCTGGCCATGAACCTGCCCATGCAGGATACGTAGCTGAAGGTATGCTCGATGCAGCAGTTTGTGGGGAAGTATTTACTTCACCAACACCCGATAAAATATTAGATGCAATCAAACATGTCGCTACAGAAGAAGGCGTATTATTAATTATTAAAAATTATGCTGGCGATGTTATGAATTTTGAAATGGCGCAAGAGATGGCAGAAATGGAAGGCATATCATGTCAATCTGTTATCGTGCGTGATGATATTTCTATTGATAACGAACAAGATCGTAGAGGCGTAGCAGGAACCGTTTTAGTTCATAAATACGCTGGTTATCTTTCTGACAATGGATTGAATTTAACGGAAATTAAAGAAAAAGTTGAAGATTTCATTGAAAGTATTAGAACGATTGGTATGGCGATATATCCTTGTTTAGTGCCTACTACAGGTCAA encodes the following:
- a CDS encoding VOC family protein; this encodes MEKLNQVMLYVDDQEKAIDFWKDTLSFVVKSESELPDGFKSVEIAPREDAETSFVLFDKAFIKKYSPEVSLETPSLMFTAPNFDNLYNTLKEKGLTGHDIIDMPDGRVFNFHDTQGNYFAIMEQK
- a CDS encoding DinB family protein, with the protein product MLKAQYQTSYRMLAGIIKDIDEKQAEFQLELASNNIKWQLGHLILANESFVFGTSEEGNILGGKLGKSFSPGTSPQEFDGSEPSFEELKGILNQQLERIVNVLDDQIDRTRNESIAGLSTFAETIPFAITHTNYHIGQINLMKNMIKKLDQSV
- a CDS encoding DUF1272 domain-containing protein, yielding MALEMKPNCDKCGYEFHDKSNAFICVKEHTYCRDCAENLYYVCPKCDGELVVRPKRKADENTIVGDK
- a CDS encoding GNAT family N-acetyltransferase, translating into MNIVKLNANDVERIVPLFDEYRVYFGQQSDIQSAQKFLYDKLLNNESTIFVAEDNGKVIGFLQLYTMLSSMNMSELLIINDLYLTTEARGKRIGEQLMHQAFDYGKENGYDSIYLETEKSNTGGNKLYKKLGMQIDHEHYYYSKQL
- a CDS encoding zinc-binding alcohol dehydrogenase family protein — protein: MKAIGFRKSFDLKETNAFEEIDLPIPKATGRDLLVKVKAASINPVDTKSRVTENNEFKILGYDAVGVVEAVGNDVELFHVGDEVYYAGSNIRQGSNAEYQLVDERLVGIKPEYLSYTETAALPLTALTAFEGLVEGLNISLKPENNQDKKLLIINGAGGVGSIATQIGKHLGLTVITTASRKETKKWSEKMGADIVLNHKHNLKDELKAHKIKEVDYIFNTHSGDLYYEIMAEVIKPRGRIVSIVGFENKVDLNLLKDKSVTFSYEFMFTRPKYETEDMITQHEYLRKLSYLLDSGTIKTTLHTTLKGLSVETITKAHSLIEEGKSIGKIVIDYGE
- a CDS encoding YhgE/Pip family protein, with product MLDDAKNLLTHKLLFISLIAIMLLPLLYSSVFVGSLWDPYGKTKDLKISVVNEDNGGKVNGKKANIGSDVEDKLKKNDKFKWEFVKQSTADRHLEKGESFAVIKIPANTTKNAGSLLDKSPNKIDLNTKTNPGYSYTGSQIASKAVTAVEDDLTSSIREQYISEIFKGMGDLKQGYKDTSKALGQMSDAESQLLDGNKQVESGLQQMAPMAGAEGQQLLQGSMQVSQGLNDLQQNNDKLKQNIDKAVKQTSSQHFDKKNVQAINTPVASSENDLTEVDNYGQSFAPYILALSLYVGPVAFAAVYPIDKRIGESKGFKWWLSKILVFIPQAIGSALALAILCLYGFEIDIANPGYFTLTLLIWSIAAYMIVTFLTVALGNIGKFLAIMLLILQLGSSEGTFPIQLSGKFFQALHPFSPMSYVIKALRENIFNFESDVTYLNSMIILGGIAIVFAALSLMVYVIRSKYPHLRRRANENDY
- a CDS encoding MarR family transcriptional regulator, with product MDNELKKAFNLFQESIINIHSEVAKILNNSGLDEVISKEQYQTLKIIKESPKCTYGYIASKQGVFKTAISNRINKLKHLNLISIQQGEDKREKSVLLTEKGLSLVKRTEDIIYETFNSKLSSHFSEQEIITFVQQLQKANDLITGKDDVKHA
- the dhaK gene encoding dihydroxyacetone kinase subunit DhaK; the protein is MKKLMNEKTQFVADMLKGIEVMDNSVEIISDTVVVRKKLKTKGVALVSGGGSGHEPAHAGYVAEGMLDAAVCGEVFTSPTPDKILDAIKHVATEEGVLLIIKNYAGDVMNFEMAQEMAEMEGISCQSVIVRDDISIDNEQDRRGVAGTVLVHKYAGYLSDNGLNLTEIKEKVEDFIESIRTIGMAIYPCLVPTTGQYGFDLEEDQMEIGIGIHGERGIYQEKIEPVDNIVKRLMNELEKEISDKSLIVMINGMGATPDSELAIIAHYFNEYAQENSLDIKKYLIGNYMTALDMQGFSITLVPYKDELLNAFNAPTESKYF